TCATTTTCTCCAAGAATAACTTGGGCCATTCAAATCTCCTCACAAATCACCTGGACATAAAAAAGCAGTGGCAAAGCAGCACCCTCTCTTTGTCCACGGAGTTGAGCAGTAAGCCGTTAGGCTGGAGATTTAGTAGCGTCGAGCACCACCGCCACCACCGCCGCCGCCTTTCCGATTGCCCCAACCGCCTTCAGAAGACCCTCTGGGTTCACGAGGTTTGGCTTTATTGACCTTCATGTCACGGCCCATCCACTCGGCTCCATCTAAAGCTTCGATGGCGGCAGTTTCTTCTTCCTCGGTTTCCATCTCAACAAAGGCAAAGCCACGAAAGCGCCCCGTTTCCCGATCTACTGGCAGCTGTACTCGCTTGACCGTGCCATACTCTGCAAAAACTTCACTGAGGTCTGCTTCCGTTGCTTCAAAGGAAAGATTGCCAACATAGATAGACATACGCATCTCTAGAATGAGGGGGCCTTGAGACTTAGATCCGGAGAGACGCTGAAAAAACGAATTACACAACCGAAGTAAATCCTATCCGTAACATTAACACACTCAACTCCAGACCCAATCACTATTAACAATTTCCTAAAGTCGCTGACGATATACTCGGGGCCAAAGGGCATGCCCCCAATGCTCCGGCTGTCAACAGCAGTTGTCAGATAATGGGCGCGTTTGAGTTGAGTACAATACGGCACTTATAAGCATGAAGGGATATTTGCTAGCTCTGGTTGACCCTGAGTTTCGCTTGGGGGCTATAAAAGTAGCTCTGGTTGTCGGCAGCCTGCTGTTTACGATCAATCATGGTCCTGCCTTGATGCAGCAAGATATGACGATTAGCCGTTGGCTGGCAGGCACGTTCACCTATGTTGTTCCCTACTGTGTCAATGTGCATGGGCAGTACGCCAGTCGTCTCCGCCGGAAACATTGCCCGATCTCTATAGAGGCTCCTTCGGAGGAGCTGCCTCTCGGGTCGGGGCGTCAGAATCGGTAGTGCTGCCTGCTGGCCGCAGCGAAAGTTTCTTTAACAGATGCGCTGCCCATTTTAATATGCTGCTAAACATAAATAACCCCGGCATTTCTGCCGGGGCGGATTACTCATAAAGGGTTAATTTAAGAAGCCTTTGGGCTTAAAACTAATGTAGCTGCTTCTAGGGCGACAGGCTGTAAACCCTCAGTGAAGCTCTATAAAGTAATCCCAAATTTGATAGTCTAGCCGGCTGAGCTATGAATGGACTTCTGAGTAGCTACCGACTTCACCGCGACCCAAGGGGTTGCTGCCGCTTTTTCCTCTTCCTTCTCACCAAACAGCTTGCTTAAGAAGCCCATGATCTAAAGTGCCAATCCCTGGGGGCATTTACCCGCAACGGTAGCGCAGTTGGCAGAAAACGTTGGCAATTCTCTGAATTAAACGACTGCCACTGCAAGGTCGTTGGCTTGCTCGAAGAACGTAAAGGTCTAATAAGGAAGCGCCCTTGTCAGAAAAACGTCTGCTTAGCCTGCCCGGTTACCAGTTTCTCTAGACTAGAAGCAGGCATGACTCAGGTTTTTGCTGTGACTTTGGTCTGCTCATAGCGGCAGCTGTTGTTGATCTGGGCCTGTTAGCTTTGTTTCCTAAAGCCAACATACGGAGCTTCGATTCAACCAATTGCTACAGGGGAAGAACAGGCCAGAACCCAAGCTAGCAATATTGGAGCAGCTTTAGTCAAAAGGAAGTCGGAAGGGAATGGATGGCAGATCAAGCTCCCTGAGCCAGCGCTGGATTTTCCTCGGCCAGCATATTAGCTGTTAGGGGCTGCAGGTTATAGCCTACAACTGGAATACCTTGGCAAAAAATGCCTAGCTTGGAGCGCATTTCAAAAGCGGGCTTGCGGCTCTGCTGCCATTCTTTTTCGGTGTAGAGCTTATAGCCCTGGGAGCCGGTCACTAGCTGGACCGGCGTTTGCCGAGAGCGGGAGACGAGTAGATGAGTGGGTTGGAACATTTTCTAAGGGCTGCCTGAAACAGCGAAGGTTGTTTATCTATAAAACTCTTTTTTTAAAGGGAGGAAAATGAGGAGAACCGAGAGATAGCCTTCGGTTCCCCGAATGAGTAATTCTTCTTCTATCTCGCGATAGAGGGCTTTAATCATCATTTTGCTGCCCTTTTTCTTCTTCAACCAGGCGATCTAGCTCCAGCTGCATGAGCCGGGTTACTCGGTGGTAGCACTCATCAACATAGGCTTTGTCGTGGGCAGCTGCATCGCCATAGCGATCGAAAAAGATGGGGCGGCAGATGCGGGTATGTAGCTGCACTGGCAGAGGAATGTTGGGCAAAGGGCCTAGCGCCAAACCCCAAGGCAAGCCCAAGTAGATTGGCCAGGTGCCCGGATCGATGCCCCAAGGCCAGGGTATACCCCGATGGTGCAGCCGCTGAAGAACGGGATAGACATCGGCCAGAATAAACAGGGTGGAGTGGGCCCCGTAGGAGATTAGCGGCACTATCGGTACGGCTTCTTGCAGGGCCAGCTTGATGAAGCCCTGATGCCCCCCAAAATGAATCTTGTGTCGCAGCGCGTGGGGTCGAAACACATCCTTCAAGCCGCCGGGGTAAATAAGCAGGCTAGCATTTTGCCGTAGGGCTGCTAGGGCTGTTTGAGGGTGCGCTCGCAGGGCCCCCACTTGGGTAGCCAGACGGGCCAAAGCAGGCCAAACCCGCCACATTCTAGATTCCATTTGGGCATAGATGGGCCGCTCTGTCCCAAAGTGTCTAAACCAGTCGTAGGCCATCATGACAGTATCGGGCGCAGCCCATCCGCCGTTGTGCGAACCAATAAGAAGGACTTTGCCCTCGGCCGGAATGTGTTCCCAGCCATCGGTCTTGACTCGGAAGTAATGGCGATATACGCCCCCAAAAAAGGGCAGCAGTTTTTCGATCACGTGGGGGTCTCGATCCTCTAGAGACCAGCCGGTCAACGTATTGTTTGGGGTAGCAGCGGCTTTGAGGTACTGCGATACCAGAAAAGCAGCAGAGTCTGAAAAAGTCTCTGGAGGCGGCATTGGGTAGTGGCGTGGTTGAGACAAGAAAGCCTGCTTTTTGGGAAACCAAAGGTCTCCTGTATTTTATGGAACTGCCAGGGTGGCTACAACGATAGCACTCAGGAGTTTGGTAGAACTGATGTTTACGGCTTGGGGAAGAGGCTAATGGACCTCGCCTCTAGGCTAAATTTGGCTCCCAATTAGCACCCTCAACATCTCTATCTATGGAAAATTTTGGCTCTCTCTTTGGAGAGATCACGCTGTGGGTCGCAGGTTGTTAGAATTTCATAATTTTTTCGGGAACATAAAGCCTCTGTTGTGCAGTCATACCCCTCGGCACTCACCAAGGAGGATGCTTATGACTCTCTACTTAATTCCAGCTACGCTTGTTTTTGCGATCGCACTGCGAACCCTAATGCGAGATGTAACCGCGTCCAAAGCCGATGTGGAAACCTGGATCTGCTTTACTGTGGCGGCGCTGCTCTGGCCGCTAACGCTGCCCGCTATTCTCTACAAGAAGTATTTTGCCAACTTGACTGGCCCGACTAACCTCTTACCGGCTCAGCCCAAGCGAGTAAATGCCCTATAGCCCTTAACTCCAAATCAAATATTGTTAAATTTAGCGGCTACAAATCGCTAAAAACCCTGACGCTGCATAGGTTGAGCTTGGCTTAAAACTTCAACTAAGTGCCTCTCAACGCCATTTTCATAAAGTGCCCTGACTGAAATAGCCAGGGCACTTTGCGTTCGATCTAGCCGATGTGCTTCTACCGGTTCACTTGATTGGCACTACAAACGTTGCCCTAAGCGCAGGAGAATGCACCTAGGGCAGGAGTGCCGTTCAATTTTGGTAAGCGCCTAAAGCTTTAGCTTGAGGAATGGGTCGGCGGAAATACTCGATAAAGTGATGGACCGTATAAGGGTCAGACCACTCTAGCTGAGCCCGCTGCTCTAGAATAATCAGCGTATCTTTTTCACTCATAGAGGGACGCCAGGCTTTGCGATTGCGGCAAGACACCCAAGCATTCAGCACTTGAAAGATTTTAGCCAGCTTGTCCTGCGGCACAGACCGCCGATAATACTGGTCTAAGATGATAGCAACCTCAGAGAGACCAGCTTCCTTGGCTAGCTGAGCGCTCTCCTGAAACCAGGTATTTAAGTGAGTCTGCACCTGCTTATGATTTTGAAACTCCTGCTCAAGCACAATAGGGTTTAAAAAAACGGCCCCTAAATTCTTGAAGTAGGCCGCTAAAAATAAAGTCTTTTTCTCTCGATCACTGAGGCCCGCTAAAGTTCCGTAAGCCAAGCAAAGGTCTGCCAGTGTAACAGACTCTTGGGCTAACCAGCTACTTTTTCGACTCAGTAATCCTCGCAAGGTTTTGATGTAACTTCGAAGACTGGGATAGCTCACTTTTACTGACCTCGACGATTGGTGATGCCCCTTTTAACGATGGCTAGGCTTTTTAAAGATAAGCCTTAGTACACAGTTGGGTAGTCAAGATTTCGTGCAATCAGCAGCATCTAGCCCAGTGACTAAGGATGCCTTAAAGAGCCCTTTAGGAAAGACAGCAGCTAACCTCTAATTAATAGAATGCAACCTCCATCAAAGTCATCTAGATTTCTTCTGTCTGATGCACGCTGCACTCGATAATAGCATCCCCCAGCAGGTGGGACGCTTAACCCTTTAGCCTCTATTGCGACTTAAGGACAGCATCACCATTGATGATGTTGGCAAAACAATCTGCACTGGAATTGATCAGGACTGGCCCCTTAAGTTCCTCAATCCCGGGAGCCTTTGAAGCTCCTGCCCCCGCTTTTGAGGGCTGGGAGCCCCCGCAGCAACTCTCCAGAAAGTATTTTGCGGATGATTGACTGGACTGACAGCATCCGGCGCTACACAAACTATACAAACCAGGGGCATTTCTAACCTGATTGAAACCTCTCTAGGCAGAGTTGGCGGAAGTGGTCGCCCCGCACTTCAAAGTTGGGGTACTGATCAAAGCTGGCGCAGGCTGGGGAGAGCAACACTGTTTTGACCCGATCTTGCAGAGCCAGTTCCGCACTCCGCTCAACCGCCCGCTCCATGGTTTCTACAATTTCGTAGTCTCCAAAACCTTCCTGCTCTAGCCGCTGGGCAAAGGCGGGAGCCGCCGATCCAATCAGCAGAACTTGGGCCGCCTGCCGCTGGATAGCCCGCATCCAGGCAGTGTCGTCGCCCGCCTTGGCTTCACCACCAGCAATAAGAATGACCGGAGCAGCAACGGAGCGAAGCCCCACCTCGGCAGCATCGTAGTTAGTTGCTTTGCTGTCGTTGACAAAGTTGATGCCTTGCCAGGTGCAGATGTGCTCTAGGCGATGGGGCACGCCAGGGAAATTGGCTACGCCCTGAGCAATAGCTGCTTCATTAATCTCGGCTAGGCAGGCGGCCGTCACGGCCATTAAAAGATTTTGCAGGTTGTGCGACCCAACCATCTTTAGAGCATCAGCCCGGACGATGGGCAGCGTATCGAACTTGACCCAGCCATCTTCGATATAGGTAGTGGGCTGGAGCGGTGCAATCGCACTTCGGCCCCCCACGCTGGTCCAGTACACGTCGCCAAAAATGCGGGGCACGTGCTCTCGCAGGTAGAGGTCGTCGCCGTTAAAGATGGCGTATTCCGAGCGGTGCAGGAGCGCTGCCTTGATCTGAAAGTAGTTTTCTAGGGTCTGGTGGCGCTGCAGGTGGTCGGGAGTAAAGGTGGTCCACACGCCAATGCGGGGAGCTAGGGTGGGCGAAGCCTCGATTTGGTAGCTGCTGAGTTCTGCCACAATCCAGTCGGGCACCTGCTGCCGCAGGGCCAATTCGCAGGTAGCGTAGCCGATATTGCCGCAAGCGGGAGCATCATACCCAGCCGCCTGAAAGATGGCAGCAATCAGGGCGGTGGTGGTGGTTTTGCCGTTAGTGCCGGTGACACCCACCCAGCAGCGGTCTTCCAGGGTGCGCCAAGCCAGTTCAGTTTCGCCAATCACCTCAATACCAAGATCGCGCGCCTGATTTAGGGCTGGGGCATCCCAAGGCACACCAGGGCTAACGACCAGCAGGTTGAGCGTGTCGTCGGGGACAAAGCTGTGGCCTAACTCGACGGTGATCCCCTCTGCCTGTAGAGCTTCAATGTCCGTTACCTGCAAGGGGGCGGAGTTGCGATCGCTCAATACCACCTGCCAACCTTCCTGGTGCAGCACCCGGGCCGCTGCAATGCCAGATTTGCCAAGGCCAATCACATGGGCGTTATTCATTGCAGCAGCACCTATCCTTTGACGATTGCCCCAAAGTCTGCCAGCACCCGCGCATGATTTCGCAGCAGGCTCAGCAGATTGAGGCGGTTGCGCCGGACAGTGGCCTCTTCAGCCATCACCAAAACGCTGTCAGGCCCGTCAAAGAAACGGCTGACGACTGGGGCGGCAGCAGCCAGCCCGGTGATCAGCTTGCGGTAGTCTCGCTGGGCTTGAGCCGCCTGGGTTTGGGGCAGCAGATCTTGCAGGGCCTCGAAAAAGGCTGCCTCCGAGGGCTGCTGAAATGCCTGGGGATCGATTACGGTAGCAGCATCAAGGCTCTGGGTGTCGAGACTGCCCTGGGCAGCCAGCCGAGAGGCTCGATTGACCGTTTCATACACCTGATCGAGGGTACCGTCTTGCCGAATGCTCTGGAGGAACTGCGCCCGATCGCGCACGTCTAGCAGGTCAATCAAAGCCCGCTCAGCATAGTCGGGATCGTTGTCGCCCAGCACTGCGTTGACCAGGTCGTAGTCAATCTGGCGATCGTCCTGCAGTAGCGATCGCACCCGCGCCAGGAAGAAATCGCTGAGCTGATTTTCTAGGGTAGCAGCATCGGCAATTTGAATTGCCGGATCGGCGACAAAGTCTTGCACTACGGTCTTGAGCAGCTGGTGCAGGTTGAGGGGCAAGTTTGCTGCCCAGGTAACGTTGAGAATGGCATTGGCCGCTCGTCGCAGGGCAAAGGGATCAGACGAGCCGGTGGGCAGCATGCCCAAGCTAAAGATACTGACCAAGGTATCAATGCGATCGGCAATGCCCACGATCTGCCCGATCAGCGACTGCGGCAGATCGTCTTCAGCGCCGCGTGGCAGGTAGTGCTCAAAAATGGCGTTGGCCACCGCTTCTGGCTCTCCCGCATGCAGGGCGTATTTCTGGCCCATTACCCCCTGAAGTTCAGGAAACTCACCCACCATCTGAGTCACTAGATCAGCCTTGCACAGCAGCGCCGCCCGCTGGACTGCCTCCTGATCGCTCTGAGCAAGCTGGAGCTGATCGGCAACGTGGGCTGCGATCGCACCAATCCGCCGCACTTTGGCCCGCACAGATCCGAGCCGTTCTTCAAAGGTGACGGTTTCGAGCTTGTCAACAAAGGCCTCAAGCGGCTGGGATCTGTCGGCATCAAAGAAAAACTTGCCGTCTGAGAGCCGCGCCCGGATCACCCGTCCGTTGCCCTCGGCAATCAGGTCAGCCTTGGCCGGATCGCCGTTAGAAATGGTGACAAAGCAGGGCAGCAGGGTGTTGGCATCCGCCGCTGGCCGCACTGGGAAATAGCGCTGGTGGCTCTCCATTTCCATCATGGCCACTTCTGGGGGCAGCTCCAAAAACTCGGGATCGAACCGCCCGACGACAGCGGTAGGCCACTCCACCAAGTTCGTCACTTCATTTAATAGATCGGGCGATATCACAGCAACACCCTGGGCTGAACGGGCCGCTGCCTCGGTCTGTTCCTGAATGCGCTGTTTGCGAAGGGCCGAATCTACCTCGACAAAGGCATTTCGCAGCGTATCGACGTACTCCTGGGCATGGGTCAGAGAAATTTCGGCGGGATGAAGCACCCGGTGTCCGGCGGAGATGCGATCGCTCGTGCAGATCTCCGAGCCATTTTCTAGCGTCAGGGGCAGCACGGCATCATCGAGCAGCGTCACCAGCCATCGGATCGGCCTGGGAAAGCGCAGGTCACCATCGCCCCAGCGCATAAACCGCTTGCCCTCCAGGCCAAAAATCCACTGCGGCACCAGCTCGGTCAAAATCTCTGCCGTAGGCCGACCGTGGATCGCCTGGTTAACAAAGACAAAATCGCCCTTATCTGTCTGCCGCACCTCTAGGGCGCTAACCTCTACACCTCGCGACCGGGCAAAGCCCTCGGCAGCCTTGGTAGGTTTGCCGTCTTTAAAGGCAGCCTGGGCCGGGGGGCCTTTGACCTCTTCCTGCCGGTCGGGCTGGCGATCAGGCAACCCCTCAACTAGCAGAGCTAGCCGCCGGGGGGTACCGTAGAGCTGAATTGCGGCAGGCTCTAGAAAGTTTTCCTTGAGATCGGGGGCGATGCGCGCCTCCCACTGCCGTAGCGCCTCACTCACAAAACTGGCGGGCAGCTCTTCCGTGCCGACTTCCAGCAAAAACGTTGCCATACGTCCTTATATTTACTCTTTATGCGATCGCACCATCACCATTGAATCAGCCCCCTCTGGCTTAGCCTTTTGAGGCTCTGACCGGTCAGGCGCTTTTTTCCAATTTCAACAGTCTACCGTGACAATTGAACGGTTACGCCCAGTGTCTTTTAATCAGGCTCTCGAGCTTGCCCCTATTAGAGGCATACAACCTACCAATCTCAGCGGATCCTCGGCAGATCATTGAATTTAGCATCTGTCCCCGGTATGGTGTGAATGACTTACCGCAATGAGTAACGAGCCTTATGCAAGGTCAGCAAGTGCTTATCACAGGCGGTACTGGAGGGCTAGGGACGGCAGTTACCCGTGCGGTTTTAGAGCAGGGTGCCGCCGTTACGCTGCCGTACCGCCAAGCCCGAGACATGGAAAGGCTGCTGGCCGTCTTACCCCCAGCAGAGGCTGAGCGAGTTACCTTTAAACAGGCCGATTTGACCGATGAAGCCGCTGTCGCTGACCTGATTGGCGAAATGGCGCAGCTAGATGCGTTGATTCATCTAGTAGGCGGTTTTTCGATGGGGCCAACGGCTGAGTACAGCTATGCCGATTGGCAGGGAGCCTTTGAGCTAAACCTGCACACGACGTTTCTCCTCTGTAAACACAGCCTGAAGAAAATGCAGGCCCGCAACTACGGTCGGATCGTCACGGTTGGATCGCGAGGAGCAGTTGAACCCGTCGGTCAGCTAGCGGCCTACTGCGCCTCCAAAGCGGGGGTAGTGGCGCTCACCAAAGCAATTGCCGATGAGATGAAAGGCACCAACATCACAGCCAACATAGTGCTGCCTAGCGTGATTGATACCCCCACCAACCGCAGAGCCATGGGGGAAGAAAACGCTAGCCAGTGGGTCACCCCGGCCTCTCTGGCCCAGGTCATTTGCTTTTTGGCCTCGGCAGCGGCAAAAGATATTCGGGGGGCAGCAATTCCAGTTTATGGCAATGTCTGAAAATCCTTTTGTACGGATAAAGGCGCGAGTTGTCGTGCTGGGCTTTTTTGCGATCGCAGGCTCCCTGGCCCTGCTCTTTGGCATATTGGGCACCCTCAACGTCCTGCCGCTGCAGCCCAACGACCCGATCTTGGCCCCGGTCCTCTACATCTTGATCTTTAGCGGGCTTTGCCTATCGGTCTTGCTCTGGTCACGCCGACCGCCTTTGTCCCTGGAATACCTGCTCGGTCGCTGGCCTGCCCATTTCTCTTGGCAGGCCATGGGGCTGCTAGTGCTGGGGATGTTTTTTTTCTCTTTAGGAGCCTTTCAGCTTTCCTACCTGCTGCTCTCGTTAGTCGCACCGGGCATTGTCGAAGCCACCCTGCAGCAAACCCTGCTGCTCTCAGCCGAAGAAACCTCAACCCCAGGACTCTACAACCTGCTGATGCTGTTCTCGGCCATCGTGGTGGCTCCGATTACCGAAGAGTTTTTATTTCGCGGCATTCTGCTGCACCGCTGGGGGCTCAAGTGGGGAATTCGTCCGGCCATTGTGCTGACCTCCATCTTTTTTGGGGTACTGCACTCCAACCTGATCGGGCTGTTTGTCTTTGGGGTGATCATGTCACTGCTCTACCTGCATACCCGCTCCCTGCTAGTGCCCATCGCAGCCCATGCCTTGAATAATGCGATCGCAACCGGCCTAGAATTCCTGACCGCCCAAGCCAACCCCGAGACCAGCGTCAATACCCTGGCAGAATTTCGCGCCAGCTGGTGGCTAGGCGTCCTCTGCTTAGCCGTCTCAGCCCCCTGGCTAGTGCGCTATATCCGCCGCCAGTGGCCCCAGCCGCAGGAAGAATTGCCCTATTTCATGAATCAGAGTGAGAAAGAGTTAGGGCACTAAGAATATAGAGGCAGAGGAGCCATAGACCTTACTATTGGCTCCTAAATTCATTCCCACCCCCCATCTCCTCCACTCCCCCATCTCCCCCACCCCCCACTCCCTAACCCATCCACCCATCTACCCCCACCTCCCCCGCGTCTCCTGCTATCCTCAGTGAACAAACTCACAAAGCAAGGGCATATGTTCGGACTGGGACAGGGCGGAATGCTGCTCGGCGGGCGCTACCGGGTGGTGCGGGAGCTGGGCCGGGGCGGGTTTGGCCATACCTATCTGGCAGAAGACGCCAACCGGTTTCAGGAGATGTGTGTGCTCAAAGAGTTTGTGCCCCAGGTGGAGGGGGAAGCCGCTCTGGAGAAGGCGCAGCAGCTTTTTGCGCGCGAGGCTAACATTCTCTACCAGCTAGATCATCCTCAGATTCCTCGGTTTCGGGAGCTGTTTCGAGAAGGCGGGCGGCTCTTTCTAGTGCAGGACTACGTAGAGGGACCAACTTATCAGGAACTGCTAGAGACTCGCCGCCGCTATGCTGG
The window above is part of the Pseudanabaena sp. FACHB-2040 genome. Proteins encoded here:
- the glyS gene encoding glycine--tRNA ligase subunit beta, coding for MATFLLEVGTEELPASFVSEALRQWEARIAPDLKENFLEPAAIQLYGTPRRLALLVEGLPDRQPDRQEEVKGPPAQAAFKDGKPTKAAEGFARSRGVEVSALEVRQTDKGDFVFVNQAIHGRPTAEILTELVPQWIFGLEGKRFMRWGDGDLRFPRPIRWLVTLLDDAVLPLTLENGSEICTSDRISAGHRVLHPAEISLTHAQEYVDTLRNAFVEVDSALRKQRIQEQTEAAARSAQGVAVISPDLLNEVTNLVEWPTAVVGRFDPEFLELPPEVAMMEMESHQRYFPVRPAADANTLLPCFVTISNGDPAKADLIAEGNGRVIRARLSDGKFFFDADRSQPLEAFVDKLETVTFEERLGSVRAKVRRIGAIAAHVADQLQLAQSDQEAVQRAALLCKADLVTQMVGEFPELQGVMGQKYALHAGEPEAVANAIFEHYLPRGAEDDLPQSLIGQIVGIADRIDTLVSIFSLGMLPTGSSDPFALRRAANAILNVTWAANLPLNLHQLLKTVVQDFVADPAIQIADAATLENQLSDFFLARVRSLLQDDRQIDYDLVNAVLGDNDPDYAERALIDLLDVRDRAQFLQSIRQDGTLDQVYETVNRASRLAAQGSLDTQSLDAATVIDPQAFQQPSEAAFFEALQDLLPQTQAAQAQRDYRKLITGLAAAAPVVSRFFDGPDSVLVMAEEATVRRNRLNLLSLLRNHARVLADFGAIVKG
- a CDS encoding acyltransferase family protein is translated as MPPPETFSDSAAFLVSQYLKAAATPNNTLTGWSLEDRDPHVIEKLLPFFGGVYRHYFRVKTDGWEHIPAEGKVLLIGSHNGGWAAPDTVMMAYDWFRHFGTERPIYAQMESRMWRVWPALARLATQVGALRAHPQTALAALRQNASLLIYPGGLKDVFRPHALRHKIHFGGHQGFIKLALQEAVPIVPLISYGAHSTLFILADVYPVLQRLHHRGIPWPWGIDPGTWPIYLGLPWGLALGPLPNIPLPVQLHTRICRPIFFDRYGDAAAHDKAYVDECYHRVTRLMQLELDRLVEEEKGQQNDD
- the murD gene encoding UDP-N-acetylmuramoyl-L-alanine--D-glutamate ligase: MNNAHVIGLGKSGIAAARVLHQEGWQVVLSDRNSAPLQVTDIEALQAEGITVELGHSFVPDDTLNLLVVSPGVPWDAPALNQARDLGIEVIGETELAWRTLEDRCWVGVTGTNGKTTTTALIAAIFQAAGYDAPACGNIGYATCELALRQQVPDWIVAELSSYQIEASPTLAPRIGVWTTFTPDHLQRHQTLENYFQIKAALLHRSEYAIFNGDDLYLREHVPRIFGDVYWTSVGGRSAIAPLQPTTYIEDGWVKFDTLPIVRADALKMVGSHNLQNLLMAVTAACLAEINEAAIAQGVANFPGVPHRLEHICTWQGINFVNDSKATNYDAAEVGLRSVAAPVILIAGGEAKAGDDTAWMRAIQRQAAQVLLIGSAAPAFAQRLEQEGFGDYEIVETMERAVERSAELALQDRVKTVLLSPACASFDQYPNFEVRGDHFRQLCLERFQSG
- a CDS encoding RNA-binding protein, whose product is MSIYVGNLSFEATEADLSEVFAEYGTVKRVQLPVDRETGRFRGFAFVEMETEEEETAAIEALDGAEWMGRDMKVNKAKPREPRGSSEGGWGNRKGGGGGGGGARRY
- a CDS encoding type II CAAX endopeptidase family protein; protein product: MSENPFVRIKARVVVLGFFAIAGSLALLFGILGTLNVLPLQPNDPILAPVLYILIFSGLCLSVLLWSRRPPLSLEYLLGRWPAHFSWQAMGLLVLGMFFFSLGAFQLSYLLLSLVAPGIVEATLQQTLLLSAEETSTPGLYNLLMLFSAIVVAPITEEFLFRGILLHRWGLKWGIRPAIVLTSIFFGVLHSNLIGLFVFGVIMSLLYLHTRSLLVPIAAHALNNAIATGLEFLTAQANPETSVNTLAEFRASWWLGVLCLAVSAPWLVRYIRRQWPQPQEELPYFMNQSEKELGH
- the fabG gene encoding 3-oxoacyl-ACP reductase FabG, translating into MQGQQVLITGGTGGLGTAVTRAVLEQGAAVTLPYRQARDMERLLAVLPPAEAERVTFKQADLTDEAAVADLIGEMAQLDALIHLVGGFSMGPTAEYSYADWQGAFELNLHTTFLLCKHSLKKMQARNYGRIVTVGSRGAVEPVGQLAAYCASKAGVVALTKAIADEMKGTNITANIVLPSVIDTPTNRRAMGEENASQWVTPASLAQVICFLASAAAKDIRGAAIPVYGNV
- the nrtS gene encoding nitrate/nitrite transporter NrtS — protein: MKGYLLALVDPEFRLGAIKVALVVGSLLFTINHGPALMQQDMTISRWLAGTFTYVVPYCVNVHGQYASRLRRKHCPISIEAPSEELPLGSGRQNR